From Nicotiana tabacum cultivar K326 chromosome 20, ASM71507v2, whole genome shotgun sequence, one genomic window encodes:
- the LOC142174608 gene encoding uncharacterized protein LOC142174608 yields the protein MDSMPVYFSKLRNLWDEFENMVPHPCDFTKSKNFIEFMQKQKVLQFLMGLNETYEQARSKILMTSPTPSVNKAYSMLVERESQISVANIMIAWDGSDSAALLACKRGTGQPEGFNKGEMARSPQLTTDQYDQIMKMLNLNTNREPQQENIANMAANTKKVNLPNGEAVQVTHIGNCGITGTWEIKDVLFLLDFQYNLMLVSKDLFTREVKGICRENDGLYLLVLQINNAAGAELKGVTRGLTTQESKEEVMMWHKRLARSSRGAMKKLLGYNLEICQSVVDSCEIFLLKFKSYVIIVLKSLLKMTTTQFSAMVQTRRSDNGGKFVNSEMQDLFRSLRIIHQRICAYKPQQNGVVERKHRYLLEVSRSIIFQGHISLRFRGYCILAAA from the exons ATGGATAGTATGCCAGTGTATTTCTCCAAGCTTCGTAATCTCTGGGATGAGTTTGAAAATATGGTGCCACATCCATGTGATTTTACTAAATCTAAAAACTTCATTGAGTTTATGCAAAAACagaaggtcttacagtttttgatGGGACTAAATGAGACCTACGAGCAAGCTAGAAGCAAAATTTTGATGACTAGCCCTACACCAAGCGTTAATAAAGCATACTCAATGCTGGTTGAGAGGGAAAGTCAAATATCAGTGGCCAACATCATGATAGCATGGGATGGAAGTGATTCTGCAGCTCTTTTGGCTTGTAAGA GAGGCACTGGTCAACCAGAGGGATTTAATAAAGGAGAAATGGCTAGATCACCACAATTGACCACAGATCAGTATGATCAGATCATGAAAATGTTGAATCTAAATACCAACCGTGAACCACAACAGGAAAATATAGCTAATATGGCAG CTAACACTAAGAAGGTTAATCTACCAAATGGGGAAGCAGTACAGGTGACACATATTGGGAATTGTGGAATAACAGGGACATGGGAAATCAAAGATGTCCTATTTTTACTTGATTTTCAATACAACCTTATGTTAGTGTCTAAG GACCTCTTCACTAGGGAGGTGAAGGGGATTTGTAGAGAAAATGATGGACTTTACCTACTAGTCTTACAAATAAATAATGCAGCTGGAGCAGAGCTAAAGGGAGTCACAAGAGGACTAACAACAcaagaaagtaaagaagaagTAATGATGTGGCATAAGAGATTGGCACGTTCTTCAAGAGGAGCTATGAAAAAGCTTCTAGGCTACAACTTAGAAATATGTCAATCTGTAGTAGATAGTTGTGAA atatttttgttgaaatttaaATCATATGTTATCATAGTCCTTAAAAGTTTGCTTAAAATGACTACAACTCAGTTTAGTGCAATGGTTCAGACAAGAAGGTCTGATAATGGAGGGAAGTTTGTGAACTCTGAGATGCAGGACTTGTTTAGGTCCTTGCGAATCATACATCAAAGAATATGTGCTTACaaacctcaacaaaatggggtagtaGAGAGGAAGCACAGGTACCTCCTTGAAGTTTCCAGGTCAATTATATTTCAAGGTCACATTTCTCTCAGATTTAGGGGTTACTGTATATTAGCTGCAGCTTAA
- the LOC107768005 gene encoding LOB domain-containing protein 27-like, with translation MENANPLISTEKCAACTHLRKKCDANCQLAPYFPSNRTEDFQNVYQLFGVSNIINMLNSVDDEQKGKMAESLILEAKIRKENPVYGCLAIERKMKLAIEEAEKELEIVHKQNAFCKEMAKSQMQK, from the coding sequence atggagAATGCAAATCCGCTCATATCTACTGAAAAATGTGCAGCCTGTACGCACCTAAGGAAAAAATGTGATGCAAATTGCCAATTAGCTCCATATTTTCCTTCCAATAGAACTGAAGATTTCCAAAATGTTTATCAACTTTTCGGCGTAAGCAACATCATAAATATGCTTAATTCAGTTGATGATGAGCAAAAAGGAAAAATGGCAGAAAGCTTAATTTTAGAGGCTAAGATTAGGAAAGAAAACCCTGTGTATGGTTGCCTTGCTATTGAAAGAAAAATGAAGTTAGCAATTGAAGAAGCTGAGAAGGAACTTGAAATAGTACATAAACAAAATGCTTTTTGCAAAGAAATGGCCAAATCTCAaatgcaaaaatag